The stretch of DNA TCAACTTGATCAGCACTAATCTTGCactgttttattgcatttcaCACATACACCACGCTTCAGTATTACTCCTGACTTGTACACGTGACTGGTGCAGACAATTTTTAAGCATTTCAAAATGTACTTTTCACTATCCCTGGTTAACAACTTACCAGAAATGTTGTTCTTGACGACAGctttgattatatttatttcCAGGAAGAATGTTGTTTCGTAAATGTGGAGTGTATTAAGGTGATGTGCTTCAGTTGGATTATTGCATTTCATTATCATTTACTGTACATCGTTCCCACATCATGGATAACTTCGTGAAAATTAATTCGGTTACAAATACTTTACCTAAATTCATTTTGTTTCAAGTGATTTTCCTTTATGTTACTCTGTTTCATCCAACCTCAAAGAATACATACCTCCATTCACTTATTTAAATAGCCTGGAAACTATACTGCATGTGCAACTGATCACTTAATTTATGACTTATGTTGAGATGCCTCGACAAATCATGAACTCATGCTAGTTAATgactagttaataatgagttaaccaTCATGTGCacttcaagtaaagtcatgacataaagaTGCCTCAACAAATCATGAACTCATGCTAGTTAATGAccagttaataatgagttaaccaTCATgtgccccttcaagtaaagtcgTGACATAAAGATGCCTCAACAAATCATGAACTCACGTTAGTTAATGACTAGTTAATGAGTTTGATGTTACAGATTATAAAGAAGTTTCCCCTTAAGTATTAAAGACTAAAGTTTGGAATCTTATTTAGCCTAGTACAACTACTAAAGATGAGTTAAAATGTTAAACAGAAGTACAAATCAACCATTATATAAGTACtagatttattaaagaaaaaacaagCACTGTAAAAGTAGCACAAGAGTAAAGCAcaacaaataaaaatcaaataaattaaaataaaacctgaAAATAAACATTTCCAAATATCAATGCCCTTATAAAATTTACTATTAACCTAAAACAAATGCCTACATAAACACTGTTGTTCAATTTGCAGTGAACCCATGTAACATATGCATAAAAATGTGCAAACACacgttttataataaaaatttatatatgaACATTATAACATTGTCAGGATTAAATGATTTAAACAAATTCCTAACACAAGAACAACCCCCTAACAACTATAATGTGTGCTTatcgttcattttttatttatgtcaAGCAGGTCATTTGCCTCTTTCATTTGTTTAATCACATCCTCATTGGCcttttctttacaaagacagcTTTCGGCAAATTTCAGGATGCTATCTCCCTTTTTAAACATCTGCCTTAGCTTGCGGAATGATTCTGGATTAGCTGCTGCTAACTCTGCAATTGGAGCCTGGATGACTATTGTGTTCCTGTCAACGTTTAGTCTGTTGTAGGCCTCTGCCTTACTCAGGCCCTGTTTTACAAGGTTTAATACCTTGTAGTACCTCTTCAGCGATTCTTCTGGGGTAtgcactgaaaaaataaaataaacaaacttttataaGATGGGTGACTATGAAATTACTTATCCTAAGCAAAGGAAAAATTGTATAAAGtatcattattaaaatgacATACCTCTTTTGGAATAGTCAGAAGTCAATTTCTTTGATTTCTTATGTCTTTTCGCTCTGTGTTTCTCCTTaacctttctttttttgtgttttgggGGCTCAGAATCAGAGGACTCGGAAGTTGAAAAATTTGAAGATTCAGAAGTACTGCTCTTTCTTGTAGTTGCAGTCTGTGTAGGTACCCCTTCTGAGGGACCCTTCTGAATTAAAGCTGTGACAgacaataataaattaactgagAACAAAGTAAACTTAAACAAAATATGGATAAAACTGCAAATGTTCCAAACTGTACAAGCACAAAATTATGGACAAATATAATTCAACAGCACTGAAAGTGATTGCATACATTGGGCTCTCCCagactaattttttttttagttgacaATAAACTGATTAAACTGATGATTATACAGTCTATAGAGGACCAGGAAGTTCTCGGATTAcatccaaaatatcttaatttgtgtctaaagatgaacagaggtcttacgggtttagaacgacataagggtcattaatgacagaattttcatttttgggtgaactaaccctttaagttgctTCATGTAGGGTACAATGTGACTGGCTGGAGGGTAACTTACCATCTTCAAGTCTTGCACGAAGATAATTTCTCTCCTCTGTCAGAGAGTTAACCTTATCCTCCAGGTGAAggattttctgtttttgaacTTCTATTGTTTGCTTTGCATTTTGGAATTGTATTTGTATGGTGGGTGCAACTTCTAAAAGTAAAGAAAATGACAagaatttttaaacattcataaaaatgttggcataaaagaataaataaatacttttatgaaAGAGTTATTGTACATTGTAAAAttgcacaataaaaataaaaactattaaaagtgCTCTGAGCACTTCTGCAAGCAgcgttttttttctgttaagaCACTATGAGTAAAGTGAGTAAAGACACAATGtgtaacatttttgcaataaaatatccaaaaaccacttgcatagtattatatattttgtacagCTGTGTACTTGTGTTATTTCAAACATTCTCAAAGATTTGTAAATATTCTGGGTTTAAGAAATGACTCATCCCTGGCCATAGTTGCCCAGCAATGATGCCATTTCTGCATGAATATGCTACACATACTTAACTAGACTGAGTGAAGGACTGAGCACGTGCATAGTTTCATGCTCAGTTATTGCATCATCAAACTTTGCctctgttattgttttgaaaatgtgatctCTAGCGAAAAAAAAttcatattgtgcctttaaaatgtacataacaATGTTctgtgaaaatataaataatcatttaatcatataatataacaaagtATTAATAGAATTGTTATTACTAAAACACCTTTCAAATTTTTGGAAAGATTAGTTATTTatgattttgaaaaatgtcttctgttcaccagggctgcatttatctgatcaaaaaaattaaaacaataattttgtgaaaaattacaataaaaaaagttctctattttaatgtattattcaaAGTACATGTAACGCATGGTCATTTGCAATTTTAACTGACAAAAAGCTGTATAAAGTATCACTTTTTTATGCGGCTCATCCAAATCTAaaattattatagtattttgAAACATGATGTGCATTGACCAGAGTAGCCTACTTGCACACTTGCTGTGCAGTGTGCATACCTGTTCTTGCATTTTCCTGAACAGCAGACACAGGGACTGTAAATGTAAAGAAAGGGCTGGTAAGTTCACATTCTAACGTGATAACAGTAATACTATAAAGTACTATTagaattttatacaattttgtttttttaattgtacaTAATACAATTTATTGGTGTAATTAAAAAGCAGAATTTTACTTCACTTGGAAAAAAATACGCCAGTGGCAGATGATCTTTAAGGAATCATTACAATTTGATTTGATACGCAAGAGACATTTaagattattatcaatgttaaaagtAATCGTGCTGCTTTACATTTTCTGTGGACAAACTGGAATTTATGTTTtacttttcaggattctttaataaatagaaagttcagtgagcatttatttgtatttattaaatattttcactACATTAATTAAAGCATTTATCAAATTACCATTTTGAAATAATCTAAATGTCTTCActctgtacttttttttttacaattaaaatcaTTTCAAACATTTGTGGCAAGATTTGAAAAAGAGATCTATTATTGTGTTCACTAAAATGTTAAggagcaaaaactgtttttaacaatGATAATAGTAAAAAGTAAACACTAAACAGTATATTTCTTGAGCAGTGTGAAAATGAAACTCTTTTTAAACAACAACAGATTTATGAACTATTTTAATGACTAATGTTGCATTCTTAAATGCAAAAGAACTCAAATGCAGTTAGAATTTACAGTTAATCAAAATGCATAACTGTTACAGCTGACATGTAATGTGTCAGACTATGACCTACTGTACGTTTATGTAATTATATCAGAAATGTTGCAGATTCTATGTTAGAACTAtctcaaattcattcaaaatcGTTAATCCGATATCCAGATGAATccaaaagaatggcatctctgCACTTACAAAAAACTGTATATAGTATAACTTGTGTGTGCCTCATCTAAAATAAAAGCCTATGAAAGgttaataaaaactattaaagaTTTGATACATTATAAACATAAAAAGATGTGCATTTATAAGCCTACTTTGTCTGCACACTTGCTGTGCAGTCTGCATACTGGATCCTGCATTTTCCTGAACAGCAGACACAGGGACTGTAAATGTAAAGAAAAGGCTGGTTAGTTCACATTCTAATGAGTCCAGTACTCAAGTTCAAGTCTTAACTCAATGAAGCGGTCATGGTGGTTAAAACTACACCGTTGAttaacaattttatttatattaggcGTTACATATTTAATATAAGACCTCAGTGGGTATTTCCCAAAATATATCAATGGCTTCAACTAACGTTACTTGAATATTTTGCTTACATTTGAACGTAATTGGTATGTTACCAATTCAAAGACAGATTTTTCTAGTTTACTCTAACGTAATGTAACACTTTAGTCACTCGTTATCATTATCATTTTAAACACTTACCATCTGTAGCTGCACCATACTTTGGATTTATCTTAATTGGCCTCCCACGTCTAGTCGCCATTGTGCTCTCCTTGTCACGTTTGCGTTCGATTTTGGGCGCAACAACCACTTCTTCTTCTTCGTCATCTGCCATTGGAGCGATTTTCAAAATACAAGTATGTCCACCTTTAATactaacatgcaattctgatggGTCTTGCACTTCTTTGGAGTTGTCCCAGCATGTAAAGACTTCAAACGAAGGTACCACTccaaaagttttaattttattcaaaatgtttattatgttaTGGCTATGCTTCATGTTAACACCGAGCACTGAAATATTGGTCAATTTACTGGGACGGTCAGGTGATGAACGCAGAGACTCGAAAAACCAAAGACTCGAACGGTCCAAACTAATCAATTCTTTTTCTTGCTCGGAATGTTCAAACTGCATTGGTTAAGCTTATTGGTCCATCATGTCATCAACGAACGACTCGAAAATGATTGGAAACAGGCGAATTAATTACAGACAGTGCAGAATCTATTGAATGTTATGCATATGCGCGACTCAACGAGTCACTCCCAGAGACGACGCGTTCTTGCCGATTCACAtcaaagatttgttcaaaaataacGAATTGTTAAGGAAGGAACGACCCTTCACTATGGCGGGATTAATGACTAAATTGTTGCTAATGGCGGTTCAAAAGCCCTCAAAAAAGGGAAAGCTCAAAGTAATAAAATGGCTTCAAAAGAAAAAGCTACTCACAAGCAGAGTACTTTGTTCAAGATGTGGCCAAAAGATGAAACTGACCAGGAACAGTAAAATTTCTGATGGATATAACGTGAGTCGCGGTAGGAAACCGCATATCTTCTTCTTCTATTGGAATTAGCCTACACTTACTTTGCCTTGTTACAGAACAAGTTAGGAGTAGGTTTCATGactgttcaaaatgttgcaaaGATATGACCATGAACAGTGGCCTATTTAGCCAAATTGTGTGAATCATACGTACAGTTGAagtcaaaagtttacatacaccTTGGAGAAActgcaaaatgttaattattttaccAAAATGAGTgggatattttttgtttagtaaaaGACATATGCATATAGTCCATAAGAGAAAACAATACGTTAGttcaatttacaaaaaaaatagaccctgttcaaaagtttgcatacTCTGCTGTTACCTGAATGATCCAcagctgttttttgtttgtttgtttagtgaTAATTGTTCATGAGTCAGTTCACTTGCTAAAATCAGTGATAGAACCttcaaaatatgtttaaaaaaggTGAATGAAGAACACCTTATATTACAAATTTGACAAGCAGAGCATATacctatggaagcccgtttccgccactaaaaaaaaaaaactccactaaaaaaataaaataaataaaaagccactaaaaaaaaaaaaaaaaaaaaaaaaagatgaattgcgactttttatctcagaattctgactttttaactcacaattgcgagttataaagtcagaattctgagatataaagtcgcaattgcgagttataaagtcagaattctgagatataaactcgcaattgcgtgataaaaagtcagaattctgactttatttctcgcaattgcgactttatatctcagaattctgactttttctcactactgtgaaacgttatttctcacagttcttactttgcttgcgtttcctttcattgcgactgaccatcaggattactgctttgttattattagGCCTATACATTAAATAGACCATCAGGATTGctgctttgttatttttatacataaaatagaggacatcataaaggattatttttagcgccgatttaccaataaagaaatattgattttactggaggagacacaaagattagtctccggacatatgcattatgcaggaatatgcatatagaatgtttccacggtaaccttgtacacagcgtttcaaggagaaaaaacagcctttactgccatctagtgggcttaatactaaaacaaccaatacctatcatgtttcattaactttgcaactcaagggtagaatcatgcaattctacaaattacagtcgaggtatttggacaataaaagttgtttttaacagaatggatacactaatgaattttgcacaataataacaatataataataatcataataagaagaagaatcagctgtggcggaggcgcaataaatcagacaaagctgaactggcacattttatacaccaacagcttcagacttcacGGCAGCACGGCTATCGTTGGATGCACTGTTACAGACAGAGATACTGACCATCagttaattgcgagaaaaaagtcagaattctgactttttatcacgcaattgcgactttatatctcagaattctgactttttatcacgcaattgcgactttttatctcaaaattctgactttttatcacgcaattgcgactttttatctcagaattctgactttataactcgcaattgcgactttttatctcagaattctgactttttatcacgcaattgcgactttatatctcagaattctgactttataactcgcaattgcgactttttatctcagaattctgactttataactcgcaattgcgactttatatctcagaattctgactttatatcacgcaattgcgactttatatctcagaattctgactttataactcgcaattgcgactttatatctcagaattctgactttatatcacgcaattgcgactttatatctcagaattctgactttataactcgcaattgcgactttttatctcagaattctgactttatatcacgcaattgcgactttatatctcagaattctgactttataactcgcaattgcgactttatatctcagaattctgactttatatcacgcaattgcgactttatatctcagaattctgactttataactcgcaattgcgactttatatctcagaattctgactttttatcacgcaattgcgactttttatctcagaattctgactttataactcgcaattgcgactttttatctcagaattctgactttttatcacgcaattgcgactttatatctcagaattctgactttataactcgcaattgcgactttatatctcagaattctgactttatatcacgcaattgcgactttatatctcagaatcctgactttatatcacgcaattgcgactttatatctcgcaattctgactttatatcacgcaattgcgactttatatctcagaattctgactttatatcacgcaattgcgactttatatctcagaattctgactttataactcgcaattgtgagttaaaaagtcagaattctgagataaaaagtcgcaattcatcttttttttttttttttttttttttagtggctttttatttatttatttttttagtggagtttttttttttttttttttagtggcggaaacgggcttccatataTACCTCTCCATAACATTAATTAGTATTTTCTTTTGAATCACAGGGTGTGCAGATCTAAAAATCATCGTGGAGTTAAAAGCAGCAGATCTGTAAGGACAGgatctttatttgaaaaatcaaAAATAAGCTTGCCATCATggttaacatttatttacagGTAAGCCATTCCCTTGTCTACCTTTACCTTAAATGTCTCTGAAA from Chanodichthys erythropterus isolate Z2021 chromosome 8, ASM2448905v1, whole genome shotgun sequence encodes:
- the LOC137025242 gene encoding coiled-coil domain-containing protein 106-like yields the protein MADDEEEEVVVAPKIERKRDKESTMATRRGRPIKINPKYGAATDEVAPTIQIQFQNAKQTIEVQKQKILHLEDKVNSLTEERNYLRARLEDALIQKGPSEGVPTQTATTRKSSTSESSNFSTSESSDSEPPKHKKRKVKEKHRAKRHKKSKKLTSDYSKRVHTPEESLKRYYKVLNLVKQGLSKAEAYNRLNVDRNTIVIQAPIAELAAANPESFRKLRQMFKKGDSILKFAESCLCKEKANEDVIKQMKEANDLLDINKK